In Thermoplasmata archaeon, a single genomic region encodes these proteins:
- a CDS encoding phenylalanine--tRNA ligase subunit alpha, producing the protein MEELSTLEKKLLVALRNSDNSSGVEVDALIDGKNFTTIQEVMNAASWLKTRDLVDISESVVRTVALGEEGRKYLDAGLPERKLFEMCKVKGELGMAEAKELLGESFGIALMHLKNIGVVVDAGTIKISEPEKIEAKLREREEFLKTLSEPKPETELDRSLLAYFLKRKNVLVVKERALRKVKITEKGISVASGISEIEEEVSQLTPEIIQTGKWREVKLRKYDVTRFVPKVFGGRVHPLNQIANQVRKIFLSMGFTEIDYGVVQNAFWNMDALFVPQDHPARDMQDTFYLALPEKIGVSAEKWLEAVKQVHENGGNTGSEGWGYCWSRDEAEKALLRTHTTVNTIRYLAEHPDEDAKVFSIARVFRNENVDATHLPEFMQIEGIIVEEKASLAMLIGVLREFYKRIGFSNVRFHPSYFPFTEPSLEVYTVVNGRTLELGGAGIFRPEVTLPFGVKKRVLAWGLGLERLAMLKYGFESLPDIYTNKLDVLRKPYAAKFWR; encoded by the coding sequence TTGGAGGAGCTAAGCACCCTTGAGAAAAAGTTGCTTGTTGCACTCCGCAACTCAGATAATAGTTCAGGTGTTGAGGTTGACGCATTAATTGATGGAAAAAATTTCACAACAATCCAGGAAGTGATGAATGCTGCCTCCTGGCTGAAGACACGAGATCTTGTGGATATCAGTGAAAGTGTAGTTAGAACTGTTGCTCTGGGTGAGGAGGGAAGAAAATATTTGGATGCAGGATTACCAGAAAGGAAACTTTTCGAGATGTGCAAGGTAAAGGGAGAGCTCGGAATGGCTGAGGCAAAAGAGTTGCTGGGAGAGAGTTTCGGAATTGCGTTAATGCATCTCAAGAATATTGGCGTCGTTGTTGATGCAGGGACAATAAAGATTTCAGAACCGGAAAAAATTGAGGCGAAGCTGAGAGAAAGAGAGGAGTTTTTAAAGACGCTGAGTGAACCAAAACCTGAAACGGAACTTGACAGATCTCTCTTAGCTTATTTTCTCAAACGAAAGAATGTGCTGGTGGTGAAGGAGAGGGCTCTGAGAAAGGTGAAGATCACCGAGAAAGGTATTTCTGTCGCCTCTGGAATTTCTGAAATCGAGGAGGAAGTTTCCCAGTTAACGCCTGAAATAATCCAGACAGGAAAATGGAGAGAGGTAAAGCTGAGGAAGTATGATGTGACCAGGTTCGTCCCGAAGGTTTTCGGAGGAAGAGTGCATCCTCTGAACCAGATTGCGAATCAAGTGAGGAAAATCTTTTTAAGCATGGGTTTCACAGAAATTGACTATGGTGTTGTGCAGAATGCGTTCTGGAACATGGACGCCCTTTTTGTGCCCCAAGACCATCCTGCAAGGGATATGCAAGACACTTTTTATCTCGCTCTCCCTGAAAAAATAGGGGTGAGTGCAGAGAAATGGCTTGAGGCAGTGAAGCAAGTGCATGAAAATGGTGGAAATACTGGCTCTGAGGGTTGGGGCTATTGCTGGAGCAGGGATGAGGCTGAGAAGGCACTGCTCAGGACGCACACGACAGTAAACACAATCAGGTATCTTGCAGAGCATCCAGATGAAGATGCTAAGGTTTTCTCAATCGCAAGGGTGTTTAGAAATGAGAATGTGGATGCCACTCATTTACCAGAGTTCATGCAGATAGAGGGAATTATTGTGGAAGAGAAGGCCTCACTCGCAATGCTGATTGGAGTTCTGAGGGAGTTCTACAAACGCATTGGGTTCTCAAATGTCAGATTTCATCCCTCCTATTTTCCATTTACAGAACCAAGCTTAGAGGTTTACACTGTTGTGAATGGGAGAACTTTAGAGCTAGGTGGTGCAGGGATTTTCAGGCCAGAAGTCACCCTACCCTTTGGGGTCAAGAAGAGAGTGCTCGCCTGGGGCCTCGGTTTGGAGCGCCTCGCAATGCTCAAATACGGATTCGAAAGCTTGCCAGATATTTACACAAACAAACTTGATGTGCTCAGAAAACCCTATGCTGCAAAGTTCTGGAGGTGA
- a CDS encoding acylphosphatase: MPVRAIVRFFGLVQGVNFRYYTRMKARELGLTGIVRNEPDGSVYAEFEGEREKVMECIEWCAHHQPHAEVEDYEVKIEETTEQKYRSFEIVR, from the coding sequence TTGCCAGTTAGAGCCATTGTAAGATTTTTCGGACTTGTGCAAGGGGTGAATTTTCGGTATTACACGAGAATGAAAGCGAGGGAGCTTGGACTGACAGGAATCGTGAGAAATGAACCAGATGGAAGTGTCTATGCGGAGTTTGAGGGAGAAAGAGAAAAAGTGATGGAGTGCATTGAATGGTGTGCCCATCATCAGCCCCATGCAGAAGTTGAGGACTATGAAGTAAAGATTGAGGAAACGACAGAGCAAAAATACAGAAGTTTTGAGATAGTGAGGTAG
- a CDS encoding Ig-like domain-containing protein produces the protein MKLRLLYILAVLLIMLCQGFSNLAAAWGNGSGSNPTYPYYGVHDVIADMAYKNLKNYNATMAEWITNWYIQNGGDFQSSFSQSTNSPNSHDNYLAYTDDPDAAIQDWDNHLYYVHVGGSQGAPGRVAQLYQNLVSYLTAYIKNGSQKWSKEEHYAAYYAGLLTHYFSDITQYGHTEHTLKDHSHPSYDPDGETYHGYYESADWGTAGISALISTLNSQSYTIKNVSDVSALTVNLAKWVNAHDGTTTAFTDTDGSNYALGSTYVYMLNRFTSQYNTGITYNGMRGYDSILWDMTVQHIHAAVENLTSIFYTAYLTALVSADSVKPTITITSPANQSQISTSIITVYGTAWDNIGIQKVEISRDGTTWVLCNGTFSWSGSITLTAGNNTIYARVTDTAGNTNITWIVVTVVPQTENFLWGETGQALSLWVFTLVVLVILTRKNLIRKKIV, from the coding sequence GTGAAACTAAGGTTGCTGTACATACTCGCTGTTCTTCTCATCATGCTGTGCCAGGGATTTTCAAATCTTGCCGCAGCATGGGGCAATGGCTCTGGTTCAAACCCCACCTACCCTTATTATGGTGTGCACGATGTGATTGCAGACATGGCTTACAAAAACCTGAAAAACTACAATGCCACAATGGCTGAATGGATAACCAACTGGTACATTCAAAACGGTGGAGATTTTCAGAGTTCTTTCAGCCAGAGTACAAATTCTCCAAATAGCCACGACAATTATCTCGCTTACACAGACGACCCAGACGCTGCCATCCAGGACTGGGACAATCATCTGTATTATGTGCATGTGGGTGGAAGTCAAGGTGCTCCAGGGAGAGTAGCACAGCTATACCAGAACCTTGTCTCCTATCTTACTGCCTACATCAAAAACGGGAGCCAGAAATGGAGCAAGGAGGAGCATTATGCAGCTTACTATGCTGGCTTACTCACCCATTACTTTTCAGACATCACACAGTATGGACACACTGAACATACACTGAAGGACCATTCCCACCCCTCTTACGACCCCGATGGCGAGACTTACCACGGTTACTATGAATCCGCTGATTGGGGCACCGCAGGAATCTCCGCACTCATTTCCACCCTCAACAGCCAGAGCTACACAATAAAAAATGTGTCTGATGTTTCCGCCTTAACCGTAAATCTGGCAAAGTGGGTGAATGCACACGATGGAACCACAACCGCATTTACAGATACGGATGGAAGCAATTATGCTCTCGGCTCCACCTATGTTTACATGCTCAACCGCTTCACATCGCAGTACAATACGGGTATCACCTACAACGGGATGCGGGGCTATGATTCTATACTCTGGGATATGACAGTGCAGCATATCCATGCTGCTGTTGAAAATCTCACCTCGATTTTCTACACGGCTTACCTTACAGCTTTGGTCTCTGCGGACTCGGTGAAGCCCACAATAACCATAACCTCTCCAGCGAACCAAAGCCAGATTTCAACAAGCATAATCACTGTCTATGGAACCGCTTGGGATAACATTGGCATCCAGAAGGTAGAGATAAGCAGAGATGGGACAACATGGGTTCTCTGCAATGGCACATTTTCATGGAGCGGGAGCATCACCCTTACCGCTGGAAACAACACAATTTATGCAAGGGTGACCGATACAGCAGGTAATACAAACATCACATGGATCGTGGTCACAGTGGTTCCACAAACTGAGAATTTTTTGTGGGGTGAGACAGGGCAGGCACTATCTCTCTGGGTTTTTACACTTGTTGTTTTAGTTATTCTTACGAGGAAAAACTTAATTAGAAAGAAGATTGTTTAA
- a CDS encoding glycosyltransferase family 4 protein, whose protein sequence is MKIAFITSLDRGIPLFLLNEINYYLDHGVNGRVFFVMKRKGTYMPPPDWTQHYMHPLKTLLAQLPAFLKNPARYISLLPTALRTRTLFEFMIAWEFAEKMHDCERIHAFFADHKLVIGYYCKQILGRKLSCSVYGYDVYIPKNRALIKQIYKEIDFVVATNLLFAKMLQNEFEVPPEKIVLARTVVDLEKYSNARKYTAPLQKVNAAIASAGNKFKILVVARLVYRKGIHVLIRAVSKINERADIVLWIVGDGVERRKLEQLAEKLGIAKNVVFFGSLSVENLLPLYQNCDLYCQPSITDPSGDKEGLPVAMTEAMAFEKPVIATDHADIPNVLDEIIVPENDADALALAIRKVMEMPAEKRLVLGRRNREIVEREFSERNYEIVLERFRENPTSSLSPSPSKIHSKI, encoded by the coding sequence ATGAAGATTGCTTTTATCACATCACTGGACAGAGGCATCCCTCTATTCCTCCTGAACGAAATCAACTATTATCTGGATCATGGGGTGAACGGCAGGGTTTTCTTTGTGATGAAACGAAAGGGAACATACATGCCTCCGCCAGATTGGACGCAGCACTACATGCACCCTCTTAAAACGCTCCTTGCTCAACTTCCAGCATTTCTGAAAAATCCTGCTCGCTACATTTCCCTCTTGCCCACGGCTCTGCGAACCAGAACACTCTTTGAGTTCATGATTGCCTGGGAATTTGCAGAGAAAATGCACGATTGCGAAAGAATTCATGCTTTCTTTGCAGACCACAAGCTGGTCATTGGTTATTACTGCAAACAGATTCTCGGTAGAAAACTCTCCTGTTCGGTCTATGGCTACGATGTTTATATCCCAAAGAACAGGGCGTTGATAAAGCAGATTTACAAAGAGATTGATTTCGTGGTGGCAACCAATTTGCTGTTTGCTAAGATGCTCCAGAATGAGTTTGAAGTTCCACCAGAAAAGATCGTTCTTGCAAGAACTGTAGTTGATCTGGAAAAATATTCAAATGCAAGAAAGTACACCGCACCTCTGCAAAAAGTGAATGCAGCCATAGCATCAGCAGGAAACAAATTCAAAATTCTTGTTGTAGCTCGGCTCGTTTACCGCAAAGGGATTCATGTGCTTATAAGGGCTGTCTCAAAGATAAATGAGAGGGCTGACATTGTGCTCTGGATTGTTGGAGATGGCGTTGAGCGTAGAAAACTAGAACAGCTTGCGGAAAAACTCGGGATTGCAAAAAATGTGGTTTTTTTCGGTAGCTTGAGTGTGGAAAATCTTCTCCCGCTCTACCAGAACTGCGACCTTTACTGCCAGCCCTCAATCACAGACCCTTCTGGAGATAAGGAGGGGCTACCTGTGGCAATGACTGAAGCAATGGCATTTGAGAAGCCAGTGATAGCAACTGACCATGCGGACATTCCAAATGTGCTTGATGAAATTATTGTCCCAGAAAATGACGCTGATGCCCTTGCCCTTGCAATTCGGAAAGTTATGGAGATGCCAGCGGAGAAAAGATTGGTGCTCGGAAGGAGAAACAGGGAGATTGTGGAACGGGAATTTTCAGAAAGAAATTATGAGATTGTGCTCGAGAGGTTCCGCGAAAACCCTACCTCTTCTCTCTCACCGTCTCCCTCAAAAATTCATAGTAAAATTTGA
- a CDS encoding WecB/TagA/CpsF family glycosyltransferase, translated as MESHTVLGVRIDNVTMEHMFREIKQAIEENRKLIITPVNIRVVMEAQKDRELFEMLKQSDINTPDSKQICYLVKLRKFEFVERVTGADLFANFPAFAAEHGIKIGIFGGFGSAEKAKTRIQKETGAKVVFTYSPMPEEVANTSEKIIEQINSASPNVLFVALGCPKQELWIWKNYRKLSVNVLVSIGAGLDFYAGMQKRAPVWMQKTGIEWMGRLFGNPGKMAQRYLAELKFYYEFLRETVREKR; from the coding sequence ATGGAAAGTCATACAGTGCTCGGTGTGAGAATAGACAATGTGACCATGGAACATATGTTTAGGGAAATAAAGCAGGCAATTGAAGAAAATAGAAAATTGATAATCACACCGGTGAACATAAGAGTTGTGATGGAAGCACAGAAGGACAGGGAACTTTTTGAAATGCTCAAGCAATCAGACATAAACACACCAGATAGCAAACAGATTTGTTATCTTGTAAAGCTGCGAAAATTTGAATTTGTGGAAAGAGTTACTGGTGCAGACCTTTTTGCTAATTTTCCTGCATTTGCAGCAGAGCATGGGATCAAAATTGGCATCTTTGGTGGTTTTGGAAGTGCGGAGAAAGCAAAAACCCGAATTCAGAAAGAGACAGGAGCAAAAGTCGTTTTCACATACTCTCCAATGCCAGAGGAAGTTGCCAACACATCAGAAAAAATTATAGAGCAAATTAATTCTGCCTCACCCAATGTGCTCTTTGTGGCTCTTGGATGCCCGAAACAGGAACTCTGGATTTGGAAAAATTACAGGAAACTTTCGGTAAATGTTCTTGTTTCAATTGGTGCAGGGCTTGATTTTTATGCAGGAATGCAGAAAAGAGCACCAGTGTGGATGCAGAAAACGGGTATAGAATGGATGGGCCGCCTCTTTGGAAATCCCGGCAAGATGGCTCAAAGATATTTGGCAGAGCTCAAATTTTACTATGAATTTTTGAGGGAGACGGTGAGAGAGAAGAGGTAG
- the purC gene encoding phosphoribosylaminoimidazolesuccinocarboxamide synthase — MAATHLELIRKGKVKEVYAIDEDCLLFVFTDQISVFDKIIPTMIPQKGETLCRTSVHWFREAEKHGIKSHFIELRSNREFLGRRLRILSKVKPGEKNYLIPLEFIVRYYVAGSLLDRIKKGEIKLETIGVTKKNIEYGTKLPEPFFEMTTKFEAHDRPVDMHEAMEISGLGKKELEEIKEKILKIDEIIAKNARAGGLIHVDGKKEFGVDSEGEIIVVDTFGTADEDRFWDAKEYENGKFVELSKEFVRQYYRKIGYYDELMKARELHQKEPEIPGLPADVVQQVRNLYIQMFEKLTGEKF; from the coding sequence ATGGCAGCAACACATTTAGAATTGATAAGGAAGGGCAAGGTAAAGGAGGTATATGCGATTGATGAGGACTGCCTGTTATTCGTCTTTACCGACCAAATTTCAGTTTTTGACAAGATTATTCCTACAATGATTCCCCAGAAAGGAGAGACACTTTGCAGAACAAGTGTGCACTGGTTTAGAGAGGCAGAGAAACACGGCATCAAGAGCCACTTTATAGAACTGCGGAGTAATAGAGAGTTTTTAGGCAGACGGCTTAGGATTCTCTCCAAAGTAAAACCGGGAGAAAAGAACTATCTTATCCCTCTTGAGTTCATTGTAAGATATTACGTTGCTGGCTCTCTGCTCGATAGAATTAAGAAAGGAGAAATCAAGCTGGAGACAATTGGCGTTACAAAGAAGAACATTGAATATGGCACCAAACTCCCAGAACCTTTCTTTGAGATGACGACAAAGTTTGAAGCGCACGATAGGCCTGTAGACATGCATGAAGCAATGGAAATCTCAGGACTCGGGAAAAAGGAACTAGAGGAAATAAAGGAGAAAATTCTCAAAATTGATGAAATTATTGCAAAGAATGCCAGAGCAGGCGGGCTCATCCATGTGGATGGAAAAAAAGAGTTTGGTGTGGATAGTGAGGGTGAAATAATTGTCGTAGACACTTTCGGCACTGCCGACGAGGACAGATTCTGGGATGCAAAGGAGTATGAAAACGGAAAATTTGTGGAGTTGAGTAAGGAATTCGTGCGACAGTACTATCGAAAAATTGGCTACTACGATGAGTTGATGAAGGCAAGAGAGTTGCATCAGAAAGAACCCGAGATTCCCGGCTTACCAGCTGATGTTGTGCAGCAGGTGCGAAACCTTTATATCCAGATGTTTGAAAAGCTTACCGGAGAAAAGTTCTGA
- a CDS encoding DUF835 domain-containing protein produces MGDKISEEKKIQVKINDDVVDFYLGIKYFLHTERIDGTIHFFLANKLAEKGFVPVIFTREKEEVAKTKYPENSTLYFFSTTVKKPNIFSPKSLDYLVRIVYETNPRNFFVLFDCLDYLFLYNEKKEVLRFAERLFDAISGKQAILIFLICLPLFEPRDLALLERFGEVLPLVEE; encoded by the coding sequence ATGGGTGACAAAATTTCAGAAGAAAAAAAAATCCAGGTGAAGATTAACGATGATGTTGTCGATTTTTACCTTGGCATAAAATATTTTCTTCATACTGAAAGAATAGATGGAACAATCCATTTTTTCCTGGCCAATAAACTTGCGGAGAAGGGTTTTGTCCCTGTGATTTTTACCCGAGAGAAAGAGGAAGTAGCAAAAACAAAATACCCCGAAAATTCAACCCTTTATTTCTTTAGCACGACTGTGAAAAAACCCAATATTTTTTCCCCAAAAAGTTTAGATTACTTGGTTAGGATAGTATATGAAACAAACCCTAGGAACTTCTTTGTGCTCTTTGATTGTCTTGACTATCTCTTCCTCTACAATGAAAAAAAGGAGGTCCTGAGGTTTGCAGAGCGCTTATTTGATGCCATTTCTGGAAAGCAAGCGATTCTAATTTTCCTCATCTGTCTACCACTGTTTGAACCACGGGATTTGGCTCTACTTGAAAGGTTTGGCGAAGTGCTTCCTCTTGTTGAGGAGTGA
- a CDS encoding DUF835 domain-containing protein, whose translation MSIMLIIEKKPKEGFRKIAEQGSGLCISRFHPVYLRERYNMDNVELHWLSELEGENTIRPDELEKVLNIVSRFAKRHNDAKVLFDGIEYLLLYNGCQNISEFLKKLEQLSSNMHFTVMIHLDPDVLGASVELYEIFAPYFTPQQEEALRQTFQVEPNPVVQTVVDR comes from the coding sequence ATGAGCATTATGTTAATCATTGAAAAAAAACCAAAAGAGGGATTCAGAAAAATCGCTGAACAAGGAAGTGGGCTCTGTATCTCCCGTTTCCATCCAGTTTATCTCAGGGAAAGATACAATATGGATAATGTTGAATTACACTGGCTCTCCGAGTTAGAGGGAGAAAACACGATTAGGCCAGATGAACTAGAAAAAGTTCTAAACATAGTGTCTAGATTTGCAAAGCGACATAACGATGCAAAGGTGCTATTTGATGGCATAGAGTACCTACTCCTTTACAATGGATGCCAGAACATTTCTGAGTTTCTAAAGAAACTCGAGCAATTAAGTTCGAACATGCACTTCACAGTCATGATCCATCTAGACCCAGATGTTTTGGGTGCAAGTGTGGAACTCTATGAGATTTTTGCGCCCTATTTCACTCCTCAACAAGAGGAAGCACTTCGCCAAACCTTTCAAGTAGAGCCAAATCCCGTGGTTCAAACAGTGGTAGACAGATGA
- a CDS encoding ribonuclease Z, which translates to MEVIFLGTGGTVPTPERNTVSVAVRRGNEVVLFDCCEGCQKQIMKSTVSFMKIKKIFITHFHGDHFLGLPGLLQTMGLLGRTEPLEIYGPSGTEETIKRMLETGYYGLEFEVRTKELRPGEIVASENFSVRAIKLDHQVPTNGYIFIEKERPGKFYPEKAEKLRIPKRFYGKLQHGERIKIGGREIVPEMVMGPPRLGISVAYCTDTTPDWDFEMVRDCSLLIHDATGTADLEEKLNTFGHSTARQAAEIAMKCNARMLALIHYSQRYKDVGLLVEEAKAIFQNTLAPQDLETLELKYED; encoded by the coding sequence ATGGAAGTAATATTCCTAGGCACTGGAGGCACTGTGCCAACACCAGAGCGAAATACTGTCTCGGTCGCAGTGAGACGAGGAAACGAAGTTGTGCTCTTTGATTGTTGTGAAGGTTGCCAGAAACAGATAATGAAAAGCACAGTTAGTTTCATGAAGATAAAGAAGATATTTATAACGCACTTTCATGGTGACCATTTTCTTGGATTGCCAGGCCTGTTACAGACTATGGGATTGCTTGGAAGGACTGAGCCACTTGAGATTTATGGGCCGTCTGGGACTGAAGAAACAATTAAGCGCATGCTTGAAACTGGCTACTATGGTCTTGAGTTTGAGGTCAGAACAAAAGAGTTGAGGCCGGGTGAAATTGTAGCAAGTGAGAATTTCAGTGTTAGGGCCATAAAACTAGACCATCAGGTACCAACAAACGGCTACATTTTCATTGAAAAGGAACGCCCAGGCAAATTCTACCCAGAAAAAGCGGAAAAACTTAGGATTCCAAAAAGGTTCTATGGAAAACTGCAGCACGGGGAGAGAATAAAGATAGGTGGAAGAGAGATAGTTCCTGAGATGGTAATGGGACCGCCCAGACTGGGCATTTCTGTGGCTTATTGTACAGATACCACCCCGGATTGGGATTTTGAAATGGTAAGAGATTGCTCATTGCTGATTCACGATGCTACAGGTACTGCAGACCTCGAGGAGAAACTCAACACATTTGGGCATAGCACTGCAAGACAGGCGGCAGAAATTGCAATGAAGTGCAATGCGAGGATGTTGGCATTAATCCATTACAGCCAGAGGTACAAGGATGTGGGACTGTTGGTTGAAGAGGCAAAGGCGATTTTTCAAAATACTCTTGCTCCTCAGGACTTGGAGACACTTGAATTGAAATATGAAGATTAA
- a CDS encoding amino acid permease yields MPSQLTPKLSFRRDLGLLEATMIGVGAMTGASIFILAGTAIELAGPAAIIVIFLNALVTLLTALGYAEMGASYPEAGGGYLWIKKSLPKPFDFVSGWISWFGHTIACAFYTVVFAMGIDWLITIYGVGIDFPFFKQLLILVVLTVFTTINILGSKTTGRTETIITLSQISIIIFFVVAGVFALFRNPDAWSHFTPFLPDVNGIFVAMGVLFIAFEGYEIIAQSAEEVKNPEKNIPRAILLSVGIVMLLYVGLLFALLAISPVNEIAAMGEFAVIGGFSQVLPKYGAGIMIIGLLIGTTATLNATIYSSARVSFAMGRDGTFPKLFGKVHPKLRTPYISTLISACLIGFIAIVLPIRDIVAAADIMFLLLFILTNISWILLRYGEPNVKKPFRVPFFPLIPILAIISMFIIAVMIYSFSQVAWYLAIIWIEIGAIVHYFGGGQKRVEEREERSVLGEMIRIDRKKYSVVVCVPPENRVEPMVHMASKIARNNKGDVLLYSVIEVPRQVSIKSIGYRDAEDTVKKLEKLRTITRKYDISSDYFIGVSHSFVDAIADFAEEVEANLVMLGWRGRFKKGFILGTHLPALLKKIKTDTIIYKPPRGKVPNKVTLVNKLGSDLSIAIKIAHLVAKEYSAEVEILNVVPERKRIDVAMEMFASIEGSFKRASIPVRSSYLVLSEVKHKLQSINTGFLIMNSDDIWDVVEYLLGTKVYSIEKAKFGVFFVHKYKEEEKLSGEQIAMMHH; encoded by the coding sequence CACACCAAAGCTTTCTTTTCGTAGGGACCTCGGGCTCCTAGAAGCAACAATGATAGGTGTGGGAGCGATGACAGGAGCAAGCATTTTTATTCTAGCAGGGACAGCAATAGAGTTGGCGGGCCCTGCTGCAATTATTGTGATTTTCCTTAATGCCCTTGTTACCTTGCTTACTGCCCTGGGCTATGCAGAAATGGGTGCGAGTTATCCCGAAGCAGGAGGGGGCTACCTTTGGATTAAAAAGAGCTTACCCAAGCCCTTTGATTTTGTTAGTGGCTGGATATCATGGTTTGGCCATACAATCGCTTGCGCATTTTACACAGTGGTCTTTGCAATGGGAATTGACTGGCTCATCACTATTTATGGCGTGGGAATTGATTTTCCGTTTTTCAAACAATTGCTCATCCTCGTTGTGCTAACTGTGTTCACCACAATCAACATTCTGGGCTCAAAAACCACTGGTAGAACAGAAACTATAATCACCCTTTCCCAGATTTCGATAATCATTTTCTTTGTCGTTGCGGGTGTTTTTGCTCTCTTTCGCAATCCCGACGCATGGAGCCATTTCACGCCATTTCTTCCTGATGTAAACGGCATCTTTGTTGCCATGGGCGTCCTCTTCATTGCCTTTGAAGGTTATGAAATAATTGCCCAGTCCGCAGAGGAAGTAAAGAACCCTGAGAAAAACATTCCCAGAGCCATTTTACTTTCGGTAGGAATTGTAATGCTCCTTTATGTTGGGCTCCTTTTTGCACTTCTAGCAATAAGTCCTGTTAATGAAATTGCTGCAATGGGTGAGTTTGCTGTAATTGGTGGGTTCTCGCAAGTACTTCCTAAATACGGTGCTGGCATAATGATTATAGGGTTGTTAATTGGAACAACTGCCACTTTGAATGCCACAATCTATTCCTCAGCAAGGGTTTCGTTCGCAATGGGAAGGGATGGTACATTCCCAAAGCTCTTCGGAAAAGTGCATCCCAAATTACGAACTCCTTACATCTCTACATTGATTTCCGCGTGCCTGATAGGATTCATTGCAATTGTCCTTCCAATTAGGGATATTGTGGCTGCAGCGGACATTATGTTCTTGTTGCTATTCATCCTTACAAATATTTCCTGGATTTTGCTAAGATACGGGGAGCCAAATGTGAAAAAGCCCTTCAGGGTGCCTTTTTTCCCGCTTATTCCAATCCTTGCGATAATATCTATGTTCATCATAGCGGTAATGATATACTCCTTTAGCCAGGTAGCTTGGTATCTCGCAATTATTTGGATTGAGATCGGAGCAATAGTGCATTATTTTGGGGGCGGGCAGAAGAGGGTAGAGGAGAGGGAGGAACGGAGTGTGCTAGGAGAGATGATTAGGATAGACAGGAAAAAATACAGTGTCGTTGTCTGTGTGCCCCCAGAAAACAGGGTGGAGCCGATGGTTCACATGGCCTCCAAAATTGCAAGGAACAACAAGGGAGATGTTCTTCTCTACTCAGTAATTGAGGTTCCAAGGCAAGTTTCAATCAAAAGCATCGGTTACAGAGACGCAGAGGACACCGTAAAGAAGCTTGAAAAGCTAAGGACAATTACTAGAAAGTATGATATCTCATCAGATTACTTTATAGGTGTCTCCCACTCTTTTGTAGATGCCATTGCTGATTTTGCGGAAGAGGTTGAAGCAAACCTTGTGATGCTTGGGTGGAGAGGCAGATTTAAGAAGGGCTTTATTTTAGGAACGCATCTACCAGCGCTCCTAAAGAAAATAAAGACAGATACAATAATCTACAAGCCGCCACGTGGCAAAGTACCAAACAAAGTGACGCTTGTGAATAAACTCGGTTCAGATTTGAGCATTGCCATCAAGATTGCACACTTAGTTGCTAAAGAATACAGTGCAGAAGTGGAAATCTTGAATGTGGTGCCTGAACGAAAACGAATAGATGTAGCAATGGAGATGTTTGCAAGTATAGAGGGTAGTTTCAAACGTGCGTCAATCCCCGTGCGAAGTTCTTATCTGGTGCTCAGTGAAGTCAAGCACAAACTCCAGAGTATAAACACAGGTTTCTTGATAATGAATTCTGATGACATCTGGGATGTAGTTGAATATCTGCTCGGAACAAAAGTTTATTCAATTGAGAAAGCAAAGTTTGGTGTTTTCTTCGTGCACAAGTACAAGGAGGAAGAAAAACTGAGTGGTGAGCAAATTGCAATGATGCACCACTAA